The stretch of DNA GTTTATATTGAAGAAGTAATTAagtgatttatatatataaaaatttctcTTCAAGTtggttaaattttgttttgagaAACAAGTTGGTTAAAGTTGTTTTAAGAAGCTATGGCTAAATGATTGTTTCATgctaaacaaaaaattatgaatagaAATAAATTAGAAACTTTAACTACTTTAAAACCTTAACCTTATATTGTGCAGTTGCCTAAATTTAGATATATactaaaacaatattttcaagTACACCAAAAAAACAATATTGTCCAATTGCACATGTTGCATTCAATCATATCCTCCTATATTGTCAAATATCCAACAACAATATTTATACACAAAAACTAACTCACAACAACACCACAATCCTCCCACTTTGTAACCTCCAAGATCGAACACTTAAAAATACAGTGTCTACCAAACCACAAGACCCAAAGATTGAAAAATTGTTTGGttaaaattacacataaaattaaGCACTTGTGATTGAGTTCCTAgagacattattggagtggccGAACCTCGAATTCCACaattctccacatttaaatgtgtgagactttaaccactagactacttccttggccaaaaaaaaaaaaaattcaatttataaaaattattttttcaaaaaataaaacattctaATTCTCGATGTgctaatttcatatattttcataaaaatttattatttaaaatacttAAGAGTGTCGGTAGGGATGGCAACtggcccatgggtgcgggtttgacacttaccaaacccacacccgaaatcatcactcaaacccaaacccaaaggctgttcgggtggcaaaacaataCCCACActcacacccattgggttcgggttttttccacccaaacccaaacccgcagcacatttgaaaataatttgcaaatttaagaaattaaatttcaacatagactttgaattaaattacaactaaaattaaggtcttccaaggaaattcaaacattgactttcaagaaattacaacatagactttcaagaaattaaattacaactaaaatttaaggtcttccaaggaaattgagggagactatgggggtaattaggtaattataaaatatttcgggtgggtgtatgggtttcgggtgtgggtttgactgatatcAAACACACActcatattatcgggtgtcacccgaacccaaacacaaacccagtcaaatcgggtttcgcccgttgacttgggtttgggttcgggtgggtctctcggatttgagtttttttgccatccctaagtGTCGGGATACTCGTTAGCATTTTtcaataattattaataaatgaCTATGACTCCACTAGTTAAAATTTATGGATCCGTCCCTACATACACgctaataaattagtaaaattacCTAAATGTCccgatttaaaaataaactcaGTACTTTTatcttattaaaaaacaaatagtctctcatatttttatgttttctctTCATATCAATAGAGAAAACATTTCACCAATctttagttggttcagtggtgattgacgctgaacttggtagggaggaccgcggttcgatcccccgcaactgcaatcgggagggggctggaaccacttgatgccagaactgacccccgaaccagattcaactggtggtgaaaaaccggaaaaaaatagagaaaacattTCGTGTTATTTTTTCATCGGTGGATTCTAAGGTGAGGGCTCCAACAAATCCCTTACCGGTGGACCATCATAAACAACCATTAGATTAATCAAGCTCACATGTTCCCTTACACGCCGGAtgaacatcttttttttttttttttctttttctttttccttcctCTATTCTTCTTTCTCCCTATCTTGTGTCAATGTCGTCACCATTACCGGACCAAAGGCAACCTCCAGATCAAAGACATAGTCCTTTTCCTCCACCGCTCCGGCAACAACCATAACAACTGTCACCGGGATGATTTCCAAAACCATGACAGCAAAAGTATAAATGCAGTTTGTATTTAATTTCACGAGAATAAATATTTGTgacaagaaattttttttttttttttttgcttatagtATGAAACGAAGGAAGTATAGGTgaaagttttctttttttttttgtttcaaatctcgactcctgcacatatagtatAATCAATATCTCTGGCAATTGAGCTAAGTTAACTTTGACTcatagttttaaaaaccggaccggaccggccggtctgACCGGTCCGACCGGGAACCGGTAGCATGAGCGGTCCGGATAAGCTGCAGAACCGGTTCTGCAAATAACCCGCGGTAACCCGCCTTGAACCGGTCGGTTCATCGGTTGAACCGCGAACCGTTGAAACCCGCCCGCGAACCGAACCGGTTTTGGGGAGAGAATaaacattaatttaaaaaacatttcaaaTATGTTGCACATGGAAATCGAACCCAAACCTTTTACATAGGAAAGCATGACTAGAACCACTTGGCCACATGAATTTATGTGATAATTTATATCattgaattatatttaatattatttaagaaACACCATGACATGTATTAATAAATGCATTGATCATTTTTTTccttgttattttaaatttgattttcatacatatatatatatattcatcgttttattttaatctaataTATTGTTATGTTGTTCTAACaaaattatgatataataatattttaatttagtcaataaaatattttaatttatttaaaatattattatagcataatcgtgttttttcttttaaatacatgaaattttattgaaaacaaGTTTCAAAggaaatgttttttattaaattttattttatgaaattgaagtcaatatatttaaatttttattataagccGGACCAATAGTCATGCGGTCTAACCAGTGACCCACTGGTCCGACCagtgaaccagtgacccagtgtcTTGGCCGGATCGATCACCGGTCcgggttttaaaacattgctttgACTATAAGGTGAAATATTTTAATATCAATATCAAAGGAGAGGAATTaaacaacattttatttttaataggagATGAATGTAATTTTCCtcaaaatctaaaaataaaaatgggaaAGAAATTAAATGTAGAGGCGATCTTAGTTTGtatgacattgaactttgaagGGTCACTCACTCTTGAGTTTGGTTCCAAAGTTGATTCAACCAAATCCAAATATCAGCTATTGACTCCTTCAGCACATGGTTTCAATAGCTATTGCATTCAACAACACAGAGAGAGAATATGGTAATATCTATGCATTCAGTAACTTGGGTTATctttagtttcttcaaaatttcatttcttttatttttttgtatgtaactttatttaatttaaactaCCATTTCAGGTTTTGGCTCAGGATTTTTAAGTCAATGTAATGATGAGAAGtgttttagttaattttttttttgtcttaattttTCAGAATAAGTATAGTCTAGCAAATAATTTTTTCGACTAGGATTCGAATTGAGTTTCTTCCGAACAATTCATCattaataaattgttttaaCTAGGATTCAAATTAAGGTTCTTCTGAACAATTCATCGTTAATTGAAGTTCATTAACCACGTGAGTCTAACCAGTTGATTATGTTTTAGTTTAGTTTGAAGTAaacatttgagttttttttttttttgaaatgggTATCTCTTTTTATGTGAGATTTAGACATTTGTTTattgttgttgtgtttgttgCTACTATAGTTGTTTTCCAATGTTATTGGAAAACATTTTCTTTGTTAAATGTGTCTAGTTTCATTGGAAACAATGTTACTTTTGAGAAAGAAGAACAAGGTTTAGATTTGGACCATGTATTTGATTCTGATGAGGGAAGAAATTCAAGAAAGGGAGAAATttttagtagtagtagtagtagtaagaGTTTTGAAGTCGAAAATCATGAAAACGAAATTCTTAGTTTCACTCAGAAAACACTGCATAATTATACACAAAAGGTTGCATCAGATGGAAGTGGAATACAAAGTATAGAAATAGTGTCTCAAAATGGGATACCTCGGCTACCGAAAACTTCTTTGCCTAGTTTGAATAATAAATCTATGACAAGATCTTCGACGCGGATGAGTAAGTTGGTGTGGCCAAGGTTAACTACATTAACGCAGCTGAACTCTCAGTTGCTTCAAAGTTATAACTATTCTTCTATGGTATGCAGTTTGAATTTTGTGGTTTTAATTGAACCATTGCTGAATGTGTATGGAATCttaattttcatatattatgTATTGATGACAGAGGCCAAAGTGGTCTTCGCGATGTGATCGTGAACTTTTATCTGCAAAACTGGAGATTGAAAATGCAAAGGTCGTATTAAATTCTTCGGGACTTTATGCACCTGTTTACCGACAAGTTTCTAAGTTTTCAAGGTACTGTGAAATTGTTcaatttattatatgtatagtcATAGAGCGTAATACCTAAATTCACATGGGCGTGCAGGACTTACTAGCATTTGAAAAAGAAGAATGTCTTAGGTTCAACTCACTTATCTCATCAGTTAAGGTTGCTAGACTTAGCGGTGTTCGAAGGAATTATTCACTTGTCATAAAAGTTAAGCGGACTTCACTATGGCCATTGGCTACAGTTGAATTCTTACTTAATCTTGTTAAGTCCTTTTGATACAAGGTTAACAACGGGGAAAAGCTAACTTCGGGCTTTAAGGGGTTTCTGTGACGTATAATAATGTCTGAATAGCACTAGATCTCCATACCCTTTACTTTCATTCACTAGTTTCTACTTAAGGTTAGGGTGTCCTTTGCCTCAGTTCAACATTCGGTTAGTTTCTAGTCTGCGTACTCTACTCCGTTGGACCTTCAGTTATCTGCCATGTACCGATATTAGGTAGTCCAACCATTCGTCTATGCTATTCTAGTAAGTGTCCGCTCCACATCATTGCAAGACTCCTACAATCAATAGCATATTCTTTTTTCATTCTTATATTGTCAGTGTGTAATTTCTTGTTTAGTATGTTACTATGATAGATTTTgctcaatttttaaaatttctaaaatggATTTCAAGAAGTCATTTGTcatttaaggcctgtttagattgacttatttgagcttatctacaccggcataaacacttgtgacttgtgagactgtttgagagatactgaaacaacttatgacatatctataagctattttcaacTTATTTACGTACACTCTCTAAAATAGCTTattaaaacaacttatagcttatatgaaaatagtcCAAACAGGGTCTTAATACTATAGATTTCATCTATACCAGCAATGATAGAAAATTGAAGTGTATCTGTGATCTGTTTTTCAGGAGTTATGAACTGATGGAGCGCAAGCTCAAAGTTTATATCTACAGAGAAGGCGAAAAACCAATATTTCATCAACCAAAGATGAGAGGACTTTATGCTTCAGAGGGGTGGTTTATGAAATTGATGGAGGGAAATAACAGATTCATCGTGAAGGATCCCAAAAAAGCTCATTTGTTTTACCTTCCGTTCAGTTCACAAATCCTAAGGGCCAATCTTTCTGACAATAAGAAGATGGAGCAATACCTTGAAAGATATGTGAATTTAATTGCGAGAAAATATAGTTTCTGGAACAGAACTGGAGGAGCAGACCATTTTCTCGTTGCCTGTCATGATTGGGTGCGCCTCCGATTTTGATTACTATTTATACAGCAAAATGTTTATATGGTTCTTTTTCTGAGTCTGTTTGGATTGGATTATTTGAGCTCATCTACtaacataagcacttgtgaaaCTATTTGGGGGagcttatataaaaatttatgacTCGTCCAAATCATGTTTTCAACTTATTCCATAAGTTCTTTATGATAACTTGAgtcagcttatagcttatatgaaaatagtttgactttaaTTTATTTCATGGATCTATGATTCGATACTATATTACTTCATCTTGTTGAATATGGACCTAAGGCTACATTGTGTTTTTTGCAATATTAACACAGTGCGATTCGTGAAATTGCAGGCTTCCCGAATCACAGTGCAACCAATGAAAAGTTGTATCAGGTCTCTTTGCAATGCTAATGTTGCGAAAGGATTCCAAATAGGAAAGGATACTACTCTACCTGTCACATACATACATTCTGTGATGAATCCACTAATAAAAATTGCGGCTAAACCCCCTTCAGAAAGGACTATGCTAGCCTTTTTTGCAGGAGGCATGCACGGTTATCTCCGTCCGATTCTACTAAAACATTGGGAGAAGAAAGAACCTGATATGAAAATTTTTGGTCAAACGGCACGTGACGCGGAAGGTAAGAGACTTTATATGGACTACATGAATAGTAGCAAATATTGCATATGTGCTAGAGGTTATGAAGTTCACTCACCAAGAATAGTCGAGGCAATATTTTCTGAGTGTGTGCCGGTTATCATATCAGATAATTATGTGCCTCCTTTCTTTGAGGTTTTGAATTGGGAAGCATTTTCGGTATTTGTTCGCGAAAGGGATGTTCCTAATCTAAGAAACATACTTCTCTCAATCTCTGAAGAGAAGTATTTGGCACTGCATTTGGGAGTAAAGAAGGTTCAACAACATTTTTTGTGGCATAAAGTTCCTGTTAAGTATGATTTGTTTCATATGATTCTTCACTCTATATGGAACAATAGGCTTGCTCAGATTATACTCAAGTAATTATATCACTGATGTAAACAACTGTAAATTTTCAGATATTgtctttgtttcaatttttttgataatatctCCCCTTAGGCATGACTGAGTCCCGCTCTTATATGATAGGATAGGCGGACCAAGCCATTTGAAGAGGTCAACCGATGTCTGGGCCTATCTCTCCTTATGGGTCAAGTCCACTTCTAAAATCTTGGGTCTCGTCCAGTCCACAAAGAGTGATAAATTTTTAACATCACTATTTTTAAATGATGAAAGGAAGTCAAATAGCGAAGACTCAAAGAAGAAGACCAAAGAATGCGTTGAGACTGTGAATTACGGAAGAATAATGTGTTTGCCATTTGAAATATACACACATACAACTTGTTTTGGAAATTTGAGTCTTGAacattatatgaaaaatatttcaaaaaaatcataGCAATATCATATCAACGGGTCAGTGGGGTTCCTTGGTTGTGGGTCAGGTTTTGCAtgaaacctaattttttttaatgaatttttcattttgaaattcatacACACCCAATGACCCGAACCAACCTATTTTTTTGGAACGAATTGGGTGAGTTTGGTCGGGTCGACCGGATTTGGCCAACCCATACACACTCCTATCCAtctaaatatgtttttagatAGCAATATAAGATGACTAAATAATTCAAACATTTACCATTTATGGCATATTATGTTgattgtttttatgattttaaagaattttaaatTAGATTTTCTACCCTTTGAGCGGACTTTATGTAACGGAGCTTTTTTCGgcatatgttttttctttgttttagaAATTAAATCACCTCAATAAAAAACAGCAAAACCATTCTACAAGTATATAATTGATgagtttttatttgtaatttactaaaatgaaatttgaaaaaataaaaaactaatatggCACATAAACCACAAATTAGTTTTGATATCTAgtactaataataattaaagcTATTAGATATTTACCTTTGGTCTAGTTGTGAGAGATTTGAGTATTATGCTTAAGGTTATAGGTTTGATTTTTATTGGCTTTGcaagaaaaaaatagtaattatatGCATTCTCATTTGTATAAATTACAAGACTTCATGATGGATATTGATGATACAATTTAGTTTTCGGACATTAAGAGAGGACATCTTCATCGATTACATTGAATCTAAATATTCTATATTAGTGATGCACATTGTTGCCTCAAAATCTATGTTCTATAATGCGCCTGATGATCTTGTCAATGATCTAACAAATTTAACACCAACAACTTTAAAACTTTGATCTTTGGTATAGTTCGGCTTTGGCACACGTCCTCCTTTTGTTACTTTGAAGGAGGCTCCATTTTCAAATGCGTCCCTTACAGAATGAAATTCCCATTTGTCTCCATTTGTATTACCATTTTTTCTCCATGTTACCTACACACATTGTATCATTAGCTAAACATcttcttttgttattattactAAATCAGCAAAACATCTAGTcaaagtaaaattattttatttgtacgcaaaaatatatttactcAATCATGCTAAACTTAAATGTATACCTCTTTACTCCCAACTTTTGGTGCTATGAAGAGATTAGCCTCGCTTTTGAGACTAGGTCCCATACTTCCACCAATAGCATATTGCATCCATCCTAAGTAAAGATTGTTGGCTACATGTGCATATCCATGGCGAAtccttcaatattttttaccaaTAAAAAAGTCAatattgtgaaataaatttacatttgtatattttaactTCAAAATCATGTACTTCTAAAAAATAGCATATCAAGTCTTCAATTACCTAGGCATCCGTTGGTTGCAGTTAGGTCCAAAATGATTGTACAAAACGGTAATCTTCATGTTCTTGTCTCTGACATACCCATCATCATGACCGAGAAGCATAACCTTATCTTGTTCTCTAAACCAATTATTGGATATAGTGACGTTAGTTGAACCTCTTGTGACATCAAGCAGCCCATCCTCACATTTATAAAGTGTATTATGATCAATCCAAATTTTTGAAGCCGTGACCAATCTAATTGCATCTCCATCTACTGGACCCAAATGAATTACCTTTCCATTAGGCCCCATCACCATCCCCGGTGCTTGAGCTTTGCAGTGATGGATCCGAATGCTATGAATGATTATGTTGGTGGCCTAGAAAACAATACAAAATTGTTAGTAatatgtgaaataaatttatactAGAAAACTGATGTTAGCAAGGGAAATTTAGAGATAAAAAACGTAAAATTCCTCTCAAAATTTTGTAAAGAAAGAATTAGAGGGAGATTTTATTTTCGACATCCCTAATTTTTATCGCAATTTTTCCTAGTGATTTCTTAGTATTTGGTGATTACCTTGAATACCATCAAACATGCATTATTAGCAATGTGGACATTGACGCCGCGACCATCAATGGTAGTGAAACTACTAATGAGAAGGGGTTTCATGAGTCTTATATTCATGTCTTTTTGGAATGTGATCCACACTTTACCTTGAATTACAGAAGCTCCGTATCTCAACGTACCAGGTTTGGGAGTTAAAGGATCATCATTTGGGTCTGTAACTTTATAATGTATGAGGTCATTACCAAT from Trifolium pratense cultivar HEN17-A07 linkage group LG5, ARS_RC_1.1, whole genome shotgun sequence encodes:
- the LOC123884247 gene encoding probable glycosyltransferase At3g07620, producing the protein MGISFYVRFRHLFIVVVFVATIVVFQCYWKTFSLLNVSSFIGNNVTFEKEEQGLDLDHVFDSDEGRNSRKGEIFSSSSSSKSFEVENHENEILSFTQKTLHNYTQKVASDGSGIQSIEIVSQNGIPRLPKTSLPSLNNKSMTRSSTRMSKLVWPRLTTLTQLNSQLLQSYNYSSMRPKWSSRCDRELLSAKLEIENAKVVLNSSGLYAPVYRQVSKFSRSYELMERKLKVYIYREGEKPIFHQPKMRGLYASEGWFMKLMEGNNRFIVKDPKKAHLFYLPFSSQILRANLSDNKKMEQYLERYVNLIARKYSFWNRTGGADHFLVACHDWASRITVQPMKSCIRSLCNANVAKGFQIGKDTTLPVTYIHSVMNPLIKIAAKPPSERTMLAFFAGGMHGYLRPILLKHWEKKEPDMKIFGQTARDAEGKRLYMDYMNSSKYCICARGYEVHSPRIVEAIFSECVPVIISDNYVPPFFEVLNWEAFSVFVRERDVPNLRNILLSISEEKYLALHLGVKKVQQHFLWHKVPVKYDLFHMILHSIWNNRLAQIILK
- the LOC123884338 gene encoding probable pectate lyase 4; the protein is MVSQGTNLILWRFVLAIVILIFFTPKLSFAKQSKLMGLKMNMIDSCWRTNLEWRRHRQQLSTCSVGYAGKMTNNIGNDLIHYKVTDPNDDPLTPKPGTLRYGASVIQGKVWITFQKDMNIRLMKPLLISSFTTIDGRGVNVHIANNACLMVFKATNIIIHSIRIHHCKAQAPGMVMGPNGKVIHLGPVDGDAIRLVTASKIWIDHNTLYKCEDGLLDVTRGSTNVTISNNWFREQDKVMLLGHDDGYVRDKNMKITVLYNHFGPNCNQRMPRIRHGYAHVANNLYLGWMQYAIGGSMGPSLKSEANLFIAPKVGSKEVTWRKNGNTNGDKWEFHSVRDAFENGASFKVTKGGRVPKPNYTKDQSFKVVGVKFVRSLTRSSGAFQISKTSCMCVYFKWQTHYSSVIHSLNAFFGLLL